Proteins from a genomic interval of Microbacterium abyssi:
- a CDS encoding 1-phosphofructokinase family hexose kinase, whose product MSDVTILAPSPTLTVTVEDHPQGSEIHVHAGGQGVWQARMLRRLQVPVTMCCVLTGEVGRALQHLLEDEDITVHALTRDGRGSAYIHDRRGGERIVIDEERGDPIGRHDVDDLYSAMLSSSEHSQVVVLSGPAGEETIPADFYRRLAIDLRAAGKTVVADLAGERLRAVVEGGVDLLKVSHEELKADGLLTETTDDEILTAMQRLRADGAGAVIVTRAADPLLLADGEGVLEIAPPPFEENETRGAGDSLTAGVIAGLVREERLRDAITLGAAAGALNVTRHGLGTGDADLIGSLREKVVVREVPRTDAESREPEGRISPDGLAAIAGPEEDS is encoded by the coding sequence ATGAGCGATGTGACGATCCTGGCTCCGTCGCCGACATTGACGGTGACCGTCGAGGACCATCCGCAGGGGTCCGAGATCCACGTGCACGCCGGCGGGCAGGGGGTGTGGCAGGCGCGGATGCTGCGGCGGCTCCAGGTACCCGTGACCATGTGCTGCGTGCTGACCGGAGAGGTGGGCAGAGCTCTTCAGCACCTGCTCGAGGACGAGGACATCACGGTGCATGCACTGACGCGGGACGGGCGCGGTTCCGCCTACATCCATGACCGCCGCGGCGGTGAACGCATCGTGATCGACGAGGAGAGGGGCGACCCGATCGGCCGTCACGATGTCGACGATCTCTACAGTGCGATGCTGAGCAGCAGCGAGCACTCGCAGGTCGTCGTCCTGAGCGGTCCCGCCGGCGAGGAGACCATTCCGGCTGACTTCTACCGGCGCCTGGCGATCGACCTGCGCGCGGCAGGCAAGACGGTGGTCGCGGACCTCGCGGGCGAGCGGCTGCGGGCCGTCGTCGAGGGCGGCGTGGATCTTCTGAAGGTCAGCCACGAGGAGCTGAAGGCGGACGGACTCCTGACCGAGACGACCGACGACGAGATCCTCACGGCGATGCAGCGCCTGCGTGCGGACGGCGCGGGCGCGGTGATCGTGACGCGAGCGGCGGATCCGCTACTGCTCGCGGATGGAGAAGGTGTGCTCGAGATCGCCCCTCCGCCATTCGAGGAGAACGAGACCCGTGGTGCGGGAGATTCGCTGACGGCCGGCGTGATCGCCGGTCTCGTGCGGGAGGAGCGGCTGCGCGACGCCATCACGCTGGGTGCGGCGGCCGGCGCCCTGAACGTCACCCGTCACGGTCTCGGAACCGGGGATGCCGACCTGATCGGCAGCCTCCGTGAGAAGGTCGTCGTCCGGGAAGTGCCTCGAACGGATGCCGAGAGCCGAGAACCCGAAGGACGCATCAGCCCCGACGGGCTCGCTGCCATCGCCGGTCCGGAGGAGGACTCATGA
- a CDS encoding DUF7218 family protein: MPRGANSRLKDPELYEELRDDGASKEKAARISNATGGTKKGRSEVGRRGGKSGDYEDWTVDELRGRAKELGLSGYSGKRKADLIKQLREH; the protein is encoded by the coding sequence ATGCCTCGTGGCGCGAACTCACGACTGAAGGACCCGGAACTCTACGAGGAGCTGCGCGATGACGGCGCTTCCAAGGAGAAGGCAGCACGCATCTCGAACGCCACCGGCGGAACGAAGAAGGGGCGCTCAGAGGTCGGTCGTCGCGGCGGGAAGTCGGGCGACTACGAGGACTGGACCGTCGACGAACTGCGTGGGCGCGCCAAGGAGCTCGGCCTCAGCGGGTACTCCGGGAAGCGCAAGGCCGATCTGATCAAGCAGCTCCGCGAGCACTGA
- a CDS encoding sodium-dependent transporter produces MSTAVTQPHKREAFGSRNVFILSAIGSAVGLGNIWRFPYVAYEGGGGAFLIPYLCALLTAGIPLLFFDYAIGHRFRGSAPLAFRRMHRAAEPLGWWQVLICVVISVYYAVIIAWAAMYTWFSAQLSWGAGNENDFFFGEFLQMGDVAGGISLEFVPQVGIPLLVVWGVTIVIMGLGVKRGIGAANMVLLPLLTLMFVVLVVQSLFLPGAMDGLNAFFTPNWAALADPGVWAAAYGHIFFSLSVAFGIMVTYSSYLKRKTDLTGSGLVVGFANSGFEILAGIGVFAALGFMAQAQSAQVSDVASAGIGLAFVAFPTIVSQAAGGPIIGVLFFGALTFAGLTSMISILEVIVAAIQDKLGWGRVRATLIVTIPLAVISMAFFSTTTALAVLDTTDAFVNAFGIMAVALVAVIAVSWVLHKLPVLQEHLNRRSSFRVGLIWKLLVGLLAPIVLGYLFISELITKINTPYEGYPDWFLSIFGWGMVIALVILAVVLSLIPWSGRSHAKDDPEYDDFLVEESYEPDAETGAIRVPSASSSKGAGA; encoded by the coding sequence ATGAGCACCGCAGTGACGCAGCCTCACAAGCGCGAGGCATTCGGATCGCGCAACGTCTTCATCCTCTCGGCCATCGGCTCCGCCGTCGGCCTCGGCAACATCTGGCGATTCCCGTACGTCGCCTACGAGGGCGGTGGTGGCGCCTTCCTCATCCCGTACCTGTGCGCGCTGCTGACCGCCGGCATCCCGCTGCTGTTCTTCGACTACGCGATCGGCCACCGCTTCCGCGGGTCCGCGCCTCTCGCCTTTCGCCGCATGCACCGCGCCGCCGAACCTCTTGGCTGGTGGCAGGTGCTCATCTGCGTCGTCATCTCCGTGTACTACGCCGTCATCATCGCGTGGGCGGCGATGTACACCTGGTTCTCGGCCCAGCTCTCCTGGGGTGCCGGGAACGAGAACGACTTCTTCTTCGGCGAGTTCCTGCAGATGGGCGACGTCGCCGGAGGCATCTCGTTGGAGTTCGTCCCGCAGGTCGGCATCCCGCTGCTCGTCGTCTGGGGCGTGACGATCGTGATCATGGGGCTCGGCGTCAAGCGCGGCATCGGCGCCGCCAACATGGTGCTGCTGCCCCTGCTGACCCTGATGTTCGTCGTCCTGGTCGTCCAGTCGCTGTTCCTCCCCGGCGCCATGGACGGACTGAACGCCTTCTTCACCCCGAACTGGGCGGCGCTCGCCGACCCAGGGGTCTGGGCCGCGGCGTACGGGCACATCTTCTTCTCGCTGTCGGTGGCCTTCGGCATCATGGTCACCTACTCGTCGTACCTCAAGCGCAAGACCGACCTCACCGGATCCGGTCTCGTCGTCGGATTCGCGAACTCGGGCTTCGAGATCCTCGCCGGCATCGGCGTGTTCGCGGCGCTCGGCTTCATGGCGCAGGCCCAGTCCGCGCAGGTCTCCGACGTGGCATCCGCCGGCATCGGTCTCGCATTCGTGGCGTTCCCCACGATCGTCTCGCAGGCAGCGGGCGGCCCGATCATCGGCGTCCTCTTCTTCGGTGCGCTGACCTTCGCCGGCCTCACCTCGATGATCTCCATCCTCGAGGTGATCGTCGCCGCCATCCAGGACAAGCTCGGCTGGGGACGCGTGCGCGCGACCCTCATCGTGACGATTCCGCTGGCCGTCATCTCGATGGCGTTCTTCTCGACGACGACCGCGCTCGCCGTGCTCGACACCACGGATGCCTTCGTCAACGCCTTCGGCATCATGGCGGTCGCGCTGGTCGCCGTGATCGCGGTCTCGTGGGTTCTGCACAAGCTGCCCGTCCTGCAGGAGCACCTCAACCGCCGCTCGAGCTTCCGCGTCGGCCTGATCTGGAAGCTGCTGGTGGGGCTGCTCGCCCCGATCGTGCTCGGCTACCTCTTCATCAGTGAGCTGATCACGAAGATCAACACGCCCTACGAGGGCTACCCCGACTGGTTCCTGTCGATCTTCGGCTGGGGCATGGTGATCGCCCTCGTGATCCTCGCGGTCGTGCTCTCGCTCATCCCGTGGAGCGGCCGCTCGCATGCGAAGGACGACCCGGAGTACGACGACTTCCTGGTCGAGGAGAGTTACGAGCCGGATGCCGAGACCGGCGCGATCCGTGTGCCATCGGCATCCTCGTCGAAGGGAGCAGGAGCATGA
- the surE gene encoding 5'/3'-nucleotidase SurE: MTRVLITNDDGIEAPGLCVLAQAAVSAGFDVTVAAPAAQSSGSSASIMATESDGRIAVERRTLPELPEVEAFAVQGGPGLIALIAARGAFGDPAEVVLSGVNHGANVGRAILHSGTVGAALTGALNGAWAMAVSLDVGMNPERFHWRTGADAAIALVPELMARDTGTVMNVNVPNSEHPRGVRESTLAPFGIVQMAVAESDDSYVRLAVEELPNVPTPDSDAAHLADGWITVTGIESVTERRLDLALD, translated from the coding sequence ATGACCCGCGTGCTGATCACGAACGACGACGGCATCGAGGCACCGGGCCTCTGCGTCCTCGCACAGGCAGCCGTGAGCGCCGGCTTCGACGTCACCGTCGCCGCGCCCGCCGCGCAGTCCAGCGGGTCGAGCGCCTCGATAATGGCCACGGAGTCCGACGGACGCATCGCGGTCGAGCGGCGCACCCTTCCCGAGCTGCCCGAGGTCGAGGCGTTCGCCGTGCAGGGCGGGCCGGGTCTCATCGCCCTGATCGCCGCACGAGGGGCGTTCGGCGATCCCGCCGAGGTCGTGCTGTCCGGCGTCAACCACGGCGCCAACGTCGGCCGCGCGATCCTGCACTCCGGCACTGTCGGCGCCGCACTCACCGGTGCGCTGAACGGTGCGTGGGCGATGGCGGTGTCGCTCGACGTGGGTATGAACCCGGAACGGTTCCACTGGCGCACAGGGGCGGATGCCGCGATCGCCCTGGTGCCCGAGCTCATGGCTCGCGACACGGGCACCGTGATGAACGTGAACGTCCCGAACAGCGAGCACCCCAGGGGCGTCCGCGAGTCGACGCTCGCGCCCTTCGGCATCGTCCAGATGGCCGTTGCCGAGAGCGACGACAGCTACGTGCGGCTCGCCGTCGAGGAGCTGCCGAACGTTCCCACTCCGGACAGCGACGCCGCCCATCTGGCGGACGGGTGGATCACCGTCACCGGGATCGAGTCCGTCACCGAGCGAAGGCTCGACCTCGCGCTGGACTGA
- a CDS encoding SDR family oxidoreductase, with translation MNDSSADPRHAHHDDQFPGQTQSQPGQTEDMHPEPDHGESSYVGHGRLEGRRALITGGDSGIGRAVSIAFAREGADVAIAHMAEEQADADTTLDLVRDAGRTGLSLAGDLRNEDFATEAVQKTRDGLGGLDILVLNAGYQHDIDGFANLRTDEMRRVFQTNLEGLLFSARAAFPMLEAGASIIVTASIQSFNPSPGLIDYAMTKAAQVGFVKALAEEGGPRGIRVNAVAPGPIWTPLIPGTGWDEEKVRKFGKDTPLGRAGQPAELAGAYVYLASGESSYTSGTVLAVTGGKAL, from the coding sequence ATGAACGACAGCAGCGCCGATCCGCGGCACGCACATCATGACGACCAGTTCCCCGGACAGACGCAGAGCCAGCCGGGTCAGACGGAAGACATGCATCCTGAGCCCGACCACGGAGAGTCGAGCTACGTCGGCCATGGCCGTCTCGAGGGTCGCAGGGCGCTGATCACCGGCGGCGATTCCGGCATCGGCCGCGCTGTATCGATCGCCTTCGCACGCGAAGGCGCGGACGTCGCGATCGCCCACATGGCCGAGGAGCAGGCGGACGCCGACACGACTCTCGACCTGGTGCGGGATGCCGGGCGAACGGGGCTCAGCCTCGCCGGCGACCTGCGCAACGAGGACTTCGCGACCGAAGCCGTGCAGAAGACGCGCGACGGACTCGGCGGCCTCGACATCCTCGTCCTCAACGCCGGCTACCAGCACGACATCGATGGATTCGCGAATCTGCGCACCGACGAGATGCGACGGGTGTTCCAGACGAACCTCGAGGGGCTGCTGTTCTCGGCGCGCGCCGCGTTCCCGATGCTCGAGGCCGGTGCGAGCATCATCGTCACCGCATCCATCCAGTCCTTCAACCCCTCGCCGGGCCTGATCGACTACGCCATGACGAAGGCCGCGCAGGTCGGCTTCGTGAAAGCGCTCGCCGAGGAAGGCGGCCCGCGCGGCATCCGCGTGAACGCCGTCGCGCCTGGCCCGATCTGGACGCCGCTGATTCCCGGGACGGGATGGGACGAGGAGAAGGTCCGCAAGTTCGGCAAGGACACTCCACTGGGTCGCGCGGGTCAGCCCGCCGAGCTCGCCGGCGCCTATGTGTATCTGGCGTCCGGCGAGTCGTCGTACACCTCGGGGACTGTTCTCGCGGTGACCGGGGGGAAGGCGCTATGA
- a CDS encoding DUF6766 family protein has protein sequence MRRFLRSGSLSFAFLIIFVLALVGQSLAGHAYNNEELAQHGQPPVGYLDFVTSSDFLVDVAENWQSEFLQFFLFILATIWLIQRGSPESKKAGDEGVGTDEEQHVRSHARSDSPLWAKADGIRLWIYSNSLLLVMGAVFLFSWLAQSLAGQVVANEQNAQHGLPALSWGDYVLSPEFWNRTLQNWQSEFLAVGAMVAFSIYLRQRGSSESKPVGMPHHMSSVESE, from the coding sequence ATGCGTCGATTCCTCCGCAGCGGCAGCCTCAGTTTCGCCTTCCTGATCATCTTCGTGCTCGCCCTCGTCGGTCAGTCCCTCGCCGGCCACGCGTACAACAACGAAGAGCTCGCACAGCACGGCCAGCCGCCCGTCGGCTACCTCGACTTCGTGACGTCCTCGGACTTCCTCGTCGACGTCGCCGAGAACTGGCAGTCCGAGTTCCTGCAGTTCTTCCTCTTCATCCTGGCGACGATCTGGCTGATCCAGCGAGGATCGCCCGAGTCGAAGAAGGCGGGCGACGAAGGTGTCGGCACCGATGAGGAGCAGCATGTGCGCTCGCACGCCAGGTCCGATTCGCCGCTCTGGGCCAAAGCCGACGGCATCCGGCTCTGGATCTACTCCAACTCCCTTCTGCTCGTGATGGGTGCCGTATTCCTGTTCTCCTGGCTGGCGCAGTCCCTTGCGGGTCAGGTGGTGGCGAACGAGCAGAACGCCCAGCACGGACTGCCTGCGCTGTCGTGGGGCGACTACGTGCTGTCCCCCGAGTTCTGGAACCGCACGCTGCAGAACTGGCAGTCGGAGTTCCTCGCGGTCGGCGCGATGGTCGCCTTCTCGATCTACCTCCGCCAGCGCGGATCCAGCGAGTCGAAGCCGGTCGGGATGCCGCACCACATGAGCAGCGTGGAATCGGAGTAG
- a CDS encoding CinA family protein — translation MSLSEARTTDDVAAVGAIARRSGLRIAVVESLTSGGLAHAVGAGPDASEWFVGGIVAYMTEVKEVLLGVAAGTDPTSPECAAQLAAGGRELFAADVCVATTGVGGPDSEGGHPPGTVYLGWATEGAQGHRLIELSGSPEDVMAATVASAIDLILTTVQTAVRTADLG, via the coding sequence ATGAGCCTGTCGGAGGCGCGGACGACGGACGATGTGGCGGCGGTCGGCGCGATCGCACGACGGAGTGGTCTGCGCATCGCAGTCGTCGAATCGCTCACCTCGGGCGGCCTGGCCCACGCTGTCGGGGCAGGCCCCGACGCGTCCGAATGGTTCGTGGGCGGGATCGTCGCTTACATGACAGAGGTCAAAGAGGTGCTCCTCGGCGTCGCCGCAGGCACCGACCCGACCTCGCCCGAGTGCGCCGCGCAGCTGGCAGCCGGCGGGCGCGAGCTGTTCGCCGCCGATGTCTGCGTCGCCACGACCGGTGTGGGTGGTCCGGACTCCGAGGGCGGGCACCCACCGGGGACGGTGTACCTGGGCTGGGCGACCGAGGGCGCGCAGGGACACAGGCTCATCGAGCTGAGCGGATCTCCCGAGGACGTGATGGCCGCGACGGTCGCGTCGGCGATCGATCTGATCCTCACCACCGTGCAGACCGCAGTGCGGACGGCCGACCTGGGATGA
- a CDS encoding ATP-dependent DNA ligase translates to MGKFIYEGGVKVEIEDRALTHLQLVISAKLRRGEPFAFSWREDASVGGGRTTVWVHPGSSIVYKYYGGRQPSINRAWVDALAFTANAPTGLYLVPEPAEAADEPGSPDVHG, encoded by the coding sequence ATGGGCAAGTTCATCTACGAAGGCGGCGTCAAGGTCGAGATCGAAGACCGCGCTCTGACGCACCTGCAGCTCGTCATCAGCGCGAAGCTGCGCCGCGGAGAGCCGTTCGCGTTCAGCTGGCGGGAGGATGCCAGCGTCGGAGGCGGCCGCACGACCGTGTGGGTGCACCCCGGAAGCTCGATCGTCTACAAGTACTACGGCGGCCGCCAGCCGTCGATCAACCGGGCTTGGGTCGACGCCCTCGCTTTCACTGCGAACGCGCCCACCGGCCTGTATCTCGTCCCGGAGCCGGCCGAAGCCGCCGACGAGCCCGGCTCGCCGGACGTTCACGGCTGA
- a CDS encoding methionine/alanine import family NSS transporter small subunit — MTAAAIAFMIIAMVTVWGGLIAAIVNLMRHPEIAENEPETLRVEL, encoded by the coding sequence ATGACCGCTGCAGCGATCGCCTTCATGATCATCGCCATGGTCACGGTGTGGGGCGGCCTGATCGCCGCCATCGTGAATCTGATGCGGCATCCCGAGATCGCCGAGAACGAGCCGGAGACGCTGCGCGTCGAACTCTGA
- a CDS encoding Vms1/Ankzf1 family peptidyl-tRNA hydrolase, protein MSDQRLVDLLGRSGPWTCAYADGPGVLPQVEEEALRRSVRERLAQAGAPPEDAEAIESALESRNGLPSPSARVVLARTGVVELDEGFIGARIGPERMAHGPVPSILPLLRHLSATTRYLVVETSRDGADIRLETSGHGRSDDHTEIEGDTVDITKVQAGGMAHAKYHRYAENVWKHNQDDVASAVSALIREQHPAFVAIAGDVRARQLLGEALTDTERALVVEVDAHTRADGADSAELDAALADAIRERMSAAIGEVRDRAAVDSGSGGAEGIADVVAALQQARVETLLLDARMLDDERTLLALDGPPWLAADESERLGTTVLATVSVAEALARAAVLTDARVLIEEEETVADDAPRDDRPVREPVAALRWADDADASDQA, encoded by the coding sequence ATGAGTGACCAACGTCTTGTCGATCTTCTCGGCCGTTCAGGCCCCTGGACCTGCGCCTATGCGGACGGTCCGGGTGTGCTTCCGCAGGTGGAGGAGGAGGCGCTTCGCCGTTCCGTGCGCGAGCGACTCGCCCAGGCGGGTGCGCCGCCCGAGGATGCCGAGGCCATCGAGTCTGCGCTCGAGAGCCGGAACGGACTCCCGAGCCCATCCGCGCGCGTCGTGCTCGCAAGGACGGGCGTCGTCGAACTGGACGAAGGCTTCATCGGGGCCCGGATCGGTCCGGAACGGATGGCCCACGGACCCGTGCCGTCGATCCTGCCGCTGCTGCGCCACCTGAGCGCCACCACCCGCTACCTCGTGGTGGAGACCAGCCGCGATGGTGCCGACATCCGGCTGGAGACATCCGGCCATGGGCGCAGCGACGACCATACCGAGATCGAGGGCGACACAGTCGACATCACCAAGGTTCAGGCAGGGGGAATGGCGCACGCCAAATATCACCGGTACGCCGAGAACGTCTGGAAGCACAACCAGGACGATGTCGCCTCAGCGGTCAGCGCTCTCATCAGGGAACAGCATCCTGCCTTCGTGGCGATCGCCGGCGATGTACGGGCACGTCAGCTTCTCGGCGAGGCGCTGACCGACACAGAACGGGCTCTCGTGGTCGAAGTGGACGCGCACACGCGCGCCGACGGCGCGGACTCCGCCGAACTCGACGCGGCGCTCGCCGACGCGATCCGTGAGCGCATGAGCGCCGCCATCGGCGAGGTCCGCGATCGCGCGGCGGTGGACAGCGGCAGCGGAGGCGCGGAGGGCATCGCGGATGTCGTGGCCGCACTTCAGCAGGCACGCGTGGAGACACTGCTGCTCGATGCGCGGATGCTCGACGACGAGCGCACGCTCCTCGCACTCGACGGGCCGCCGTGGCTCGCCGCGGATGAGTCCGAACGGCTCGGCACCACCGTCCTCGCGACGGTCTCCGTGGCCGAAGCGCTGGCGCGTGCGGCCGTACTCACCGACGCGCGCGTCCTGATCGAGGAAGAAGAAACCGTCGCCGACGATGCGCCCAGAGACGACCGACCGGTTCGCGAGCCGGTGGCCGCACTGCGATGGGCGGATGACGCCGACGCGAGCGACCAGGCCTGA
- a CDS encoding NADPH-dependent FMN reductase has protein sequence MSYKVGYFVGSLSSTSINRVLSKALIRVAPDDLEFTEIPIGNLPLYSPDHDADYPAEARELKTAIESSDAVLFVTPEYNRSIPGALKNAIDWASRPWGQNSFDHLPAAVIGASIGVIGTAVAQQSLRAVLVFCNARQMTAPEAYIHFTEEVFQEDGTITKHETEEFLRAYMNEFREHVARVLTVLPRR, from the coding sequence ATGTCGTACAAGGTCGGATACTTCGTCGGGAGCCTTTCGTCCACCTCGATCAATCGCGTGCTGTCGAAAGCGCTCATCCGCGTCGCACCCGATGACCTCGAGTTCACCGAGATCCCCATCGGCAACCTGCCGCTGTACAGCCCGGACCACGACGCCGACTATCCGGCCGAAGCCCGCGAGCTCAAGACCGCGATCGAGTCCAGCGACGCCGTGCTGTTCGTCACGCCGGAATACAACCGGTCGATCCCCGGTGCGCTGAAGAACGCGATCGACTGGGCGTCGCGTCCCTGGGGTCAGAACTCGTTCGACCACCTGCCGGCCGCGGTCATCGGCGCCTCGATCGGCGTCATCGGCACGGCCGTCGCGCAGCAGAGCCTTCGAGCCGTCCTGGTGTTCTGCAACGCGCGTCAGATGACGGCACCAGAGGCGTACATCCACTTCACGGAAGAGGTGTTCCAGGAGGACGGCACCATCACGAAGCACGAGACGGAGGAGTTCCTTCGCGCTTACATGAACGAGTTCCGCGAGCACGTCGCCCGCGTGCTCACGGTGCTCCCGCGGCGCTGA
- a CDS encoding CBS domain-containing protein, which yields MTITRDIMTPAPRCIGENDSLSIAASVMSELDVGALPICGEDRRLKGMLTDRDIVVKAVAYGLDPESTPSRTLAAGKPITVDAGDDIGIAVDRMREHQIRRLPVIEDHQLVGIISQADIALALSAETTGATVEEISRQGVS from the coding sequence ATGACCATCACCCGTGACATCATGACGCCGGCACCGCGGTGCATCGGCGAGAACGACTCGCTGAGCATCGCGGCATCCGTCATGTCCGAGTTGGACGTGGGCGCGCTCCCGATCTGCGGGGAGGATCGACGGCTCAAGGGGATGCTCACCGACCGCGACATCGTCGTGAAGGCCGTCGCCTATGGCCTCGATCCCGAGAGCACGCCGTCACGCACCCTCGCGGCCGGAAAGCCCATCACCGTCGATGCGGGCGACGACATCGGCATCGCCGTCGATCGGATGCGCGAGCACCAGATCCGGCGGCTGCCGGTGATCGAGGACCATCAGCTGGTGGGGATCATCAGCCAGGCGGACATCGCACTCGCGCTCAGTGCCGAGACCACGGGCGCGACTGTGGAGGAGATCTCTCGACAGGGAGTCTCATGA